In Ailuropoda melanoleuca isolate Jingjing chromosome 7, ASM200744v2, whole genome shotgun sequence, one genomic interval encodes:
- the BARHL1 gene encoding barH-like 1 homeobox protein translates to MEGSNGFGIDSILSHRAGSPALPKGDPLLGDCRSPLELSPRSESSSDCSSPASPGRDCLETGTPRPGGAPGPGLDSHLQPGQLSAPAQSRTVTSSFLIRDILADCKPLAACAPYSSSGQPAAPEPGGRLVAKAGEDFRDKLDKSGSNASSDSEYKVKEEGDREISSSRDSPPVRLKKPRKARTAFTDHQLAQLERSFERQKYLSVQDRMELAASLNLTDTQVKTWYQNRRTKWKRQTAVGLELLAEAGNYSALQRMFPSPYFYPQSLVSNLDPGAALYLYRGPSAPPPALQRPLVPRILIHGLQGASEPPPPLPPLAGVLPRAAQPR, encoded by the exons ATGGAAGGCTCCAATGGCTTTGGGATCGACTCCATTCTCTCCCACCGTGCGGGCAGCCCCGCCCTTCCCAAGGGGGACCCCTTGCTTGGGGACTGCCGCTCGCCCCTGGAGCTGAGTCCGCGCTCGGAGAGCAGCAGCGACTGCTCTTCACCAGCCTCACCAGGAAGGGACTGTCTGGAGACGGGCACCCCAAGGCCTGGCGGGGCACCAGGCCCAGGTTTGGACTCCCACCTGCAGCCTGGGCAGCTCTCAGCCCCAGCCCAGTCGCGCACCGTGACCTCCTCCTTTCTGATCAGGGACATCCTTGCCGACTGCAAACCACTGGCGGCCTGTGCACCCTACTCTAGCAGCGGGCAACCGGCCGCCCCTGAGCCTGGGGGCCGTCTTGTGGCCAAGGCTGGGGAGGACTTTAGAGACAAGCTGGACAAAAGTGGCAGTAACGCCTCGTCGGACTCTGAGTATAAAG TGAAGGAGGAGGGCGACCGCGAGATCTCCAGCTCCCGGGACAGCCCGCCAGTGCGCCTGAAGAAGCCCCGCAAGGCGCGCACGGCCTTCACTGACCATCAGCTGGCGCAGCTGGAGCGCAGCTTCGAGCGACAGAAGTACCTGAGCGTGCAGGACCGCATGGAGCTCGCCGCTTCACTCAACCTCACCGACACGCAGGTCAAGACCTGGTATCAGAACCGGAG GACTAAATGGAAGCGACAGACGGCAGTCGGGTTGGAGCTGCTGGCGGAGGCAGGCAATTACTCAGCGCTCCAGCGGATGTTCCCGTCGCCTTATTTCTACCCGCAGAGTCTAGTTTCCAACCTGGATCCCGGCGCCGCACTGTATCTGTACCGCGGCCCCAGCGCGCCCCCGCCGGCCCTGCAGAGACCGCTGGTGCCCCGCATCCTCATCCACGGACTCCAGGGCGCCAGCGAGCCGCCCCCGCCGCTGCCCCCGCTAGCCGGCGTCCTCCCGCGCGCCGCGCAGCCTCGGTGA